A window of Cellulomonas sp. SLBN-39 genomic DNA:
CCTGGAGCACTCCTCGGACGGCACGTTCCCGGCCGGGAGCCTGACGACGAGCACCACGACCACCGCGACCGCGTTCACACCGTCGGCGCCCCTGGCGCGCGAGGCCGGCGGTGCGCCCATCACGTGGTCGTGGCGGGTCCGTGCGAACTTCGCGCCGGCGTCCGGCACCACGACCCGGCCCGGCCCGTGGGGCGTGGCCCGCTCCTTCCAGGTGACGTGGTCCGCCGAACGGTCGGCGCCGACGCCGCTGCGCCCCCTCGGCGGGCGCCTGCACTCCGACCTGCTGTTCGAGTGGTCCCCGGTCGACGGTGCGTCCGCGTACCGCCTGGTCGTGGGCAAGTCCGCGCCCGGCGGCGTGGTCGTCGCCGACGTCGTCGACGTGACGACCACCGCCACGGCGTACGTGCCGACGGGCACGCTGCCCGACACCGGGTACTACTGGCAGGTCACCGCCCTCGACATCGCCGGTGTGCCCGGTGCCCCGTCCGAGGTCGTCGCGTTCACCAAGCAGTGGAACGCGACCAGCGAGGCGTCCGCGACGGGCGTCGCCAAGGCCTACCCGGTGCCCCTGACGGGCAGCGCCGACGTCGGCGCCCCCGAGGAGGTCAGCCTGTCCGACCTCGAGCTGGCGTGGGAGCCCGTCGCCCGGGCGACGCTCTACGCCGTCGAGCTGTACGCGCTCGACGGGGCCCCGGTGCTGACGTGCCGCACGGCGAGCACCTCGGTGACCGTGGTCGGCCGGGTCGGCAGCGGCCGCACCGACCCCGACCGGCTCAAGGCCTCCTCGACCTGCTTGTGGAGCTCGTCCGCCGACCGCCGGGTCCGTGCGGGCGTCGACTACCGGTGGCGCGTGCAGGCCGTCGACTACGCGGGCGAGCAGACCACGGCGCTCAACGCCGCGAACCCCGTCGGCACGCTCGTGTCGCAGTGGTCCGACGACGTCGTCGGGCCGCGCTACCTGCGCGTGACCGCGCCCCGGACGTCGACCGCCGGGTCGGTGGACGTCGACGTCGCCGCGTGGGAGGCCGAATGGGCCACCCAGGCGACCGCCCCGCCGGCGCCCGTGATGGCGTGGGAGCCGATGGACGGCGTCAACGCCTACGAGGTCGAGGTGTACACCGACGTCAGCATGACCACGCACGTCGCGACGCTCTACACCCCGTCGACGCGGCTCCGGCCGACCGGCGTGTTCGGCGACTCGACGTCCGACGCCTACTACTGGCGCGTGCGCGGCATCGTGTTCGACGACGGCTGGTCGACGTACACCTTCCCCGAGCCGCAGCCCTGGTCCCCCGTCGCGACGTGGCGCAAGACGTCGACCCCGGTCGACTTCGACGTCGCGACGCCCGTGCGGACCACCGCCGACGGCACCGTCGTGCTGTCGTGGCGGCCGCAGTCGGCGTCCGCGCCCCTCGACGGCGGGTCCCGCGGCTACCAGGTCACGGTCGTCAGCAGCAGCGGGACGACCGTGGGCACCCAGAAGGTCGAGCACCCGTTCTTCGTCGCGCACGTCCCCTCGGCGACGCCCACGTCCCGCAAGCCGCTCGGCCCCGGGTCCTACACCGCGACCGTCGCCGCGCTCGACGCCAACGGCAACCCCGGCACGCGCTCGACCCCGCTGGCGTTCACCGTCGCGACGCCCGCGCCCGACGGTCTGACCGCCGCCCCGGCGTCCGGGTCGGTCCGGCTGTCCTGGGACGCCGGGGCAGCCGCCGCCCGGTACGTCGTGCGGTACTGGAGCACGGCGACACCGGGCACCGTCAAGGTCGTCCCCGCCACGGGGACCCTGCGCGAGCGGGAGGTCGTCGTCCCCGACCTCGCCCCCGGCACCTACGCGTGGCAGGTCGAGTCCCTCGACACGAACGCGAACCGCTCCGCCACGCAGAGCCCCGCACCGACGTTCACGGTCGCTGCGGGCGTGCCGGCGCTGACCACCGCGACGGGGGCGGTGCTCGCGGGCGCGAGCACCGCGCTGCGGTGGGAGGCCGTCCCCGGGGCGTCGCGCTACTCCGTGCGGGTCGCGACCACGTCGGCCGGTCTGACGGCGACGTCCGCGGCGACCGAGACCGTCGCCACCGCGCACGTCCCCACCGGTGCCCTCGTCTACGGGCAGACGTACTCCTGGCAGGTCGTCGCCTACGGCGAGCTCGCCTCCGGCGCGACCCGCCTGACCCTCGGCACCAGCCCCGTGCGCACCTTCACGGTCACGACGGCCCCGTCGGGCGCCACGCTGACCAGCGCGAAGGCGACGGGGACGTCGGTCGCGCTGACGTGGCCGGACCTGTCCGTGACACCGTCGAAGCGCGGCTCCGCCGAGGCGCCCCGGTACACCGTGCAGTACGGCGTCGCGGGCACCACGGGCCAGGTCGACGCGTGGGGACCCGCCGTCGACGTCAGCCCCGGGGTGCTGTCGACGACCGTGGCCGGGCTCGAGCACTCGACCACCTACGGGTTCCGGGTCCGCGCGTGGAACTCCGTCGGGACGAGCGCCTGGTCGCCCGTCAAGACCGCGGCGACCGCGACGGTCCCCGGCGTCGTGCGCTCGCTGCGAGCCACGCAGGGTGCGTCCTCCCTGGCGATGTCCTGGTCGGCCCCGTCGAGCGACGGCGGCTCCCCCGTCACGTCGTACACCGTGCGCTGGCGCGTCGGGAGCGGGAGCTGGTCGGCACGGAGAGTCACCACGACGTCGACGACGTTGACGGGACTGACGCCGCTGGCGACCTACGAGGTCCAGGTCCAGGCCGTGAACGCCATCGGCACCGGTGCCGCCGCGTCCGTCACCAGCTCGGTCGTCGCCACGCCCGCCGCCCCGACGTCGGTCACCGCCACTCGCGGCGACCGGTCGGCCAAGGTCACGTGGGCGGGGGTGCCGGCCAGCAAGAACGGCGGCAGCGCCGTCACCGGCTACGTGGTCCAGACCCGCGCGTACTCCGCGACGACGAAGACCTGGTCCACGTGGGCCACGAAGGCCACCCTCACGGCGACCGCGCGGTCCGCGACCGTGACGGGCATGACCAACGGCACGCTCTACGAGGTGCGCGTGGCGGCCAAGAACGCGATCGGCACCGGCACCACCAGCACCGCGGTGCGGGTCACGCCCGCCACGAAGCCCTCCGCCCCGAGATCCGTGCGGGCGGCGAGCACCACGGGCAGGACGACCGTCACGTGGGCCCGGCCGACGACCAACGGCGCGACGATCACCGGATACGTCGTGCAGTACTCCTCGAACCGCACGACCTGGACCACGATGTCCAAGCGCACCGCGTCGAGCACCTCGGCGACGTGGACCGGCGGCAGCAAGGGCCGCACGTACTACTTCCGCGTGTACGCCACCAGCACGCTGGGCAACAGCCCCGTCAGCTCGACGGTCGCCGCCGTACGGCGCTGACCCGCACGCCCGGCCCGAGGGCCCGGGCGGGGACGACCTGGTGGTCGCCCCCGCCCGGGCCCTCTGCGTCCCCCGGCGGCGTCCGCGCGGCAGGATGCGCAGCGCCGGTGCCCGGGTCTGGGCGACGGGCGGGCGGGCACGGCCCCCCGAACAGAACCGCGGGTGCGCAGCCCGAGCCGTGCGGAGGCAGGACGCCGCGGCCCGGATCCCGTCGGGGCGCCGAGCCGCGGCGGGCGACGCCCGTCCACGACCGACCCGACGCGGGTGCCCGGCACGCACGGACCGTGCGTCCCCGTGCGACGCCTCTCCCGGCCCGACCTCGCCCGGGCCCCGGCTGCCGACCTTCCGGGCCGCCGGCGCGCCCGGCTCCCCCGGCACCGGGCGCCGGGCACGACGACGCCGGGGGCGGGCCGCTGCCGCGGCCCGCCCCCGGCGGTCGGTGCTGGTGCTGCGCGGGCGGTCAGCCCACGGGAACGATCGGGTTCTTGCCGTCGACCGCACCGGGCAGCGCCGGCTCCTCGGCCTCCTCGTCGGTCGGCGTCGCGGCACCGTCCTCGGGCAGCACGTACAGGTACCCGGAGATCGTCGCCTCCAGGTCGCCGACCGAGGTGGCGGGCTTGCCGCCCGACGCCTCCGCGTCGTCCTGGCCGGTCCCCGTGAACGACGTGACGAGCAGCAGCCGGTCCGTGCCGTGCTGCAACGTGTCGATGAACGCCACGACCTGGGCGTACGGGCCGACGACCGTGAGCTGGACGGGGACGTCCACCATGCCGGCCGGCACCCCGGTGTCGACGGCCGCCGGTGCGACGTCGGCCGGGGCCGCCGCGTCCGTGGAGCCCTCCTCCGTGGCTGCCTCGGCCGCCGCGGCCGCGGCCGCCGCCTGGGCGGCCTGGGCCGCGTACGGCAGGAACTCCTCGGGCGTGCCCGGCACGACGCTGGTGACCGTCAGGCCCCGGGCCTCGGCCGCCCGCTGCACGTCGCGCAGGTAGTCGGCGACGTCGGCGGTCGCGGGCACCGAGACCCGCAGCTCCTGGAGCTCGGACCGGTACGTCTCGATCTCCTCGAACTGCGCGCTGAGCACCGCGATGCGGTCCCGCATCACGTCGTTCGTGGCGCGCACGCCCTCGGCCTGCTCGCGCGTCTGGGCGGCCGCGGTCAGCACGGGCCCGATCAGGAGGAACCAGGCGGCGGTCACGACCAGCAGCGCGACGACGACGGCGCCGCCGATCCACGTGGACGACTTCGAGCGTCCCATGTCAGCCCTCCCCCTCGGTGGCGGCCGCGTCGGCCGCGTCCTCGTCCGTCGCCTCGTCCGGGACGTCCTCGAACCGGCCCGAGAGCGTGCTCTCGGTCAGCTGGACGGTCGCCGACACGGCGTAGAACGTCGAGCCCTCCTCCTCGGACGCCGTCACCGACGACACCCACGGGTCCGCCAGGCCGGGCACGCCCGCGAAGGCGTCGAGCATGTCGGACGTGTTCGGCACGGTCTTGCTGCGCATCTCGAAGGAGATGGAGCCGATGCTCGCGCCCTGCAGCGGGTCGAGCGGGTCGGTCGGCGCGGCGAACGGCGACGGGCCCTGCACGGACAGCGAGTCGATGCTCACGTCGGCGGGCAGGACCGCGGCGATCGCGTCGACGTACGGCTTCCACGGGATCTCCGTCGCGGTGCCCACCAGCCGGGCCTCCTCGATGTCGGCGATCTGCCCCAGCACGAGCGGCACCTCGGCGTACTGGCGCTCCTCGGCCTGCAGCTGCATCGTCTGCGCGTCGGCGTCGGCGAGCTCGTTGTCGGCCTGCGCGCGCACCAGCTGGGCGAACGCGTACGCCAGGCCGACGACCACGACGACCGCGAGCAGGGAGATCCCCAGCCAGCGCTTGACGACCGCGAGCGAGCGGGCGGCGCGGACCTCCGGGGGCAGCAGGTTGACCTGCGGCATCGTCGGGACGACCGTGCGCGCGGGCGCCGGGGCCGTCGTCTTCTGCTTGCCGCGGGTCCTGCCGCGGTCCAGGACGGTGCTCATGCCGCGACTCCGTGGGCCAGGCCGACCGGGAGCGCGAGCAGCGACTCGGCACCGGTGAGCGTCGAACGGTCGATCGTCTTGCCGACCCTCAGGCCCGCGAACGCGTCGCCGAGCATCACGGGGATCCGCGACGAGCTCGACAGGTA
This region includes:
- a CDS encoding fibronectin type III domain-containing protein, coding for MRLRRTLALLTASFVSTALVVGGAAPALADLAPPEVGTVEDVDGAPLLTWPPVDGAGGYAVQVAVEPSDAASGVVAQGTTAVPAWVPTTATATADGAALYWRVAAQSGPTGTTGRGAWSDWQTLERPALATPVPVAPADGAEVRYPEPATFRWEPVPGAVSYTLEHSSDGTFPAGSLTTSTTTTATAFTPSAPLAREAGGAPITWSWRVRANFAPASGTTTRPGPWGVARSFQVTWSAERSAPTPLRPLGGRLHSDLLFEWSPVDGASAYRLVVGKSAPGGVVVADVVDVTTTATAYVPTGTLPDTGYYWQVTALDIAGVPGAPSEVVAFTKQWNATSEASATGVAKAYPVPLTGSADVGAPEEVSLSDLELAWEPVARATLYAVELYALDGAPVLTCRTASTSVTVVGRVGSGRTDPDRLKASSTCLWSSSADRRVRAGVDYRWRVQAVDYAGEQTTALNAANPVGTLVSQWSDDVVGPRYLRVTAPRTSTAGSVDVDVAAWEAEWATQATAPPAPVMAWEPMDGVNAYEVEVYTDVSMTTHVATLYTPSTRLRPTGVFGDSTSDAYYWRVRGIVFDDGWSTYTFPEPQPWSPVATWRKTSTPVDFDVATPVRTTADGTVVLSWRPQSASAPLDGGSRGYQVTVVSSSGTTVGTQKVEHPFFVAHVPSATPTSRKPLGPGSYTATVAALDANGNPGTRSTPLAFTVATPAPDGLTAAPASGSVRLSWDAGAAAARYVVRYWSTATPGTVKVVPATGTLREREVVVPDLAPGTYAWQVESLDTNANRSATQSPAPTFTVAAGVPALTTATGAVLAGASTALRWEAVPGASRYSVRVATTSAGLTATSAATETVATAHVPTGALVYGQTYSWQVVAYGELASGATRLTLGTSPVRTFTVTTAPSGATLTSAKATGTSVALTWPDLSVTPSKRGSAEAPRYTVQYGVAGTTGQVDAWGPAVDVSPGVLSTTVAGLEHSTTYGFRVRAWNSVGTSAWSPVKTAATATVPGVVRSLRATQGASSLAMSWSAPSSDGGSPVTSYTVRWRVGSGSWSARRVTTTSTTLTGLTPLATYEVQVQAVNAIGTGAAASVTSSVVATPAAPTSVTATRGDRSAKVTWAGVPASKNGGSAVTGYVVQTRAYSATTKTWSTWATKATLTATARSATVTGMTNGTLYEVRVAAKNAIGTGTTSTAVRVTPATKPSAPRSVRAASTTGRTTVTWARPTTNGATITGYVVQYSSNRTTWTTMSKRTASSTSATWTGGSKGRTYYFRVYATSTLGNSPVSSTVAAVRR
- a CDS encoding PilN domain-containing protein produces the protein MSTVLDRGRTRGKQKTTAPAPARTVVPTMPQVNLLPPEVRAARSLAVVKRWLGISLLAVVVVVGLAYAFAQLVRAQADNELADADAQTMQLQAEERQYAEVPLVLGQIADIEEARLVGTATEIPWKPYVDAIAAVLPADVSIDSLSVQGPSPFAAPTDPLDPLQGASIGSISFEMRSKTVPNTSDMLDAFAGVPGLADPWVSSVTASEEEGSTFYAVSATVQLTESTLSGRFEDVPDEATDEDAADAAATEGEG